Proteins from one Devosia chinhatensis genomic window:
- a CDS encoding NrsF family protein, with translation MTNDLIDRLASDLKPTPPRAMERRLAFAFTIGLIMACIGGAILLTAIGRPFGAAFGSPMFWVKAGYTLAFGMLGLAATPVLARPDGRIIWPLAGAALLVVLALSLGTISWMADDWARPALMGGTAMVCPWLITLTGAPILCALLAALRTAAPRSATLAGFAAGLVAGGFGAWAYAFYCGETGLMFMAVWYTLGILMTALLGAILGRLLLRW, from the coding sequence ATGACAAACGATCTCATTGATCGCCTCGCCTCCGATCTCAAGCCCACCCCGCCGCGCGCCATGGAACGGCGTTTGGCATTTGCATTCACCATCGGCCTCATCATGGCCTGCATCGGCGGCGCCATCCTGCTCACCGCCATCGGACGACCTTTCGGTGCGGCTTTCGGCAGCCCGATGTTCTGGGTAAAGGCCGGCTATACGCTCGCCTTCGGCATGCTCGGCCTCGCCGCCACGCCCGTTCTGGCTCGGCCCGATGGGCGCATAATCTGGCCGCTGGCCGGCGCCGCCCTGCTTGTCGTGCTCGCGCTCTCGCTAGGCACGATATCATGGATGGCTGACGATTGGGCCCGGCCAGCGCTAATGGGCGGCACGGCCATGGTTTGCCCCTGGCTGATCACCCTCACCGGCGCGCCGATCCTTTGTGCCCTGCTCGCAGCTCTGCGCACGGCCGCCCCTCGGTCAGCGACGTTGGCAGGCTTTGCCGCCGGGCTTGTCGCCGGAGGGTTTGGCGCCTGGGCCTATGCCTTCTATTGCGGGGAAACCGGCCTGATGTTCATGGCTGTCTGGTACACTCTCGGGATTCTGATGACGGCCCTGCTCGGGGCCATCCTGGGGCGCCTGCTTCTGCGCTGGTAA
- a CDS encoding sigma-70 family RNA polymerase sigma factor produces the protein MRTLMLAALDGDAVAYRKLLSELTRYLKPWFARRLSPAHAAHAEDLVQETLLAIHSRRATYDRNRPFTAWLHAVAHHKFVDHIRRYSIRPTIALEDDASVFAVDESGQSADRHDVEIALAHIPDRTADLIRQTRIEGASIAEAAARHNMSETAAKVSIHRGLKSLMQRFAGGDT, from the coding sequence ATGCGCACACTCATGCTCGCGGCGCTGGATGGCGACGCGGTGGCATACAGGAAGCTTTTGTCCGAGCTCACCCGCTATCTTAAGCCTTGGTTTGCCCGCCGCCTGAGCCCTGCCCATGCCGCCCATGCGGAGGACCTCGTGCAAGAGACCCTGCTCGCGATACATTCGCGTCGCGCGACCTATGACAGGAACCGCCCTTTCACCGCCTGGCTTCATGCCGTGGCGCACCACAAATTCGTCGATCATATCCGCCGCTATTCCATCCGCCCAACCATCGCTCTGGAAGACGACGCGTCTGTTTTTGCAGTGGATGAAAGCGGCCAGAGCGCAGATCGGCACGACGTGGAAATCGCCTTGGCGCACATTCCTGATCGCACCGCCGACCTCATCCGCCAGACTCGCATTGAGGGCGCCAGCATCGCCGAAGCTGCCGCACGCCATAACATGAGCGAGACCGCCGCCAAGGTGAGCATTCACCGTGGCCTCAAATCCCTGATGCAACGCTTTGCCGGAGGCGACACATGA
- a CDS encoding superoxide dismutase: MNFMPATGAAIAVLALSMPAMAQESAAFSLPELGYDYDALEPVIDAQTMELHHSKHHQSFVDNLNNAVEDGTIPADANVEDLVASASEYPTGIRNSAGGHWNHTFFWQIIGPVEEAGEPSDDFAAAIDAVYGSMDEFKAAFEEAGAGRFGSGWVWLVVTDAGELEITTTPNQDNPLMDLAEVQGTPVLGNDVWEHAYYLTYNNRRAEYLSNWWDVVNWDEVSDRYAQALAE; the protein is encoded by the coding sequence ATGAATTTCATGCCCGCTACCGGCGCCGCGATCGCCGTCCTCGCCCTTTCCATGCCGGCCATGGCCCAGGAAAGTGCAGCCTTCAGCCTGCCGGAGCTCGGCTACGATTATGACGCGCTCGAACCAGTGATCGACGCGCAAACGATGGAGCTGCATCACAGCAAGCACCATCAGAGCTTTGTCGACAACCTCAACAATGCTGTCGAAGACGGCACCATCCCTGCTGACGCCAATGTCGAGGACTTGGTCGCATCGGCGAGCGAATATCCTACGGGGATCCGCAATAGCGCCGGCGGCCATTGGAACCATACCTTCTTCTGGCAGATCATCGGGCCGGTCGAAGAAGCCGGTGAGCCCAGCGATGACTTTGCGGCGGCGATCGATGCGGTCTATGGCTCAATGGACGAGTTCAAGGCGGCCTTCGAGGAAGCCGGTGCTGGTCGGTTCGGTTCGGGCTGGGTATGGCTGGTGGTAACCGATGCCGGTGAACTCGAAATCACCACGACGCCAAACCAGGATAATCCGCTGATGGACCTGGCCGAAGTGCAGGGCACGCCCGTTTTGGGCAATGACGTGTGGGAACACGCCTACTATCTCACCTACAACAACCGCCGCGCGGAATATCTGAGCAATTGGTGGGATGTGGTGAACTGGGATGAAGTGTCCGACCGTTACGCCCAGGCACTCGCCGAGTAA